GAGCGCGGCCGCCTCGCGGAGCCCGCGCAGCAGGGCGCGGTACTCGGCGACGTTGTTTGTGGTCTCGCCGATCACCTCGCCGATCTCGCGGATCGGCACCCCCTTCTCCAGCACCACCACCCCGATCGCCGCGGGCCCGGGGTTGCCGCGGGAGGCACCGTCGAAGCAGATCACCAGATCCCGCCGGGCGGCCATCACGCCGCGGCGGCGTAGAGGATGCGGTGGCAGCGCTCGCAGGTCACGACGCGGCCGTCTCGGGCCTGGGTGACAAAATTCGACGCGAGGATGTTGTGGCAGCCGCTGCACCGGCCGCTCTGGATCGCCACGATGCCGATGCCGCTCTGCTGCGTCGCGATTCCCTCGTACTTCTTCAACAGGCGCGGTTCGACCGCGGCCGCGCAGACCGCGCGCTGCGAGACGAGGTCGTCGATCTCGGCGTCGATCCGGCGGCACGCCGCCTCGTACTGGGCCAGGTGGGCGGCCAGCCGCTGGTCGAGGTCCCGCTGCGCCCCCTCGGCCACGCCGGCCGCCTCCTTGTGGGCCTCGACCTCGTCGAGCAGGGCCAGGATTTGATCCTCGAGGTGGTCGCGGGCGCGCCCCAGCGCGGCGAGATCGTCCTGGAGGCTCGCCAGTTCCTTGGGGTTGGACACCCGCCCTCCGTAGAGATCGCCTTCGATCTTCTTCTGCTTGACCTCGGTGCTCTCGAGCTGCAGCGTATGGTCCCGCAGGGCCGCCTGATTTTCGTGCAGCCGGCCGGAGGCGGCCGCGGAAGCCGCCCGCGCGGCTTCCGCCTCCTGGCGCAGCGCGCTCCCGTCGTCGAGCGCCGCGCGACTGGCCCGCGCGCCGGCGAGCGCGGAGTCCACCTGCTGAAGCTTCCAGAGCCCCTCCAGCGCCTGGGTCTCCGGCCGGTCCGCGGGCTCGGTCATCATCACGGCGTCACCAGGTAGATGCCGTGGCGTCCGTCGTCGCCCTCGGCGACGAAGGCGATCTGGCCGCGGCTGTTCATCGCCGGGGCATCGAACGCCGTGAACCGGGCCCCCGTTGGCGTCGGGTCGCCGGCGCGGATAACCGCGCGCACGCCGGCCCGGGTCGCCAGGTAAATCCCCCGCGGGATCGGGCTGGGGGTGCCGAGTTCGAAGACCACCGCTTCGTGCCCGTTCATCACGCCGTTCACGAACGTCGTCAGCACGTCCCCGGACGCCGCCTCGCCCTGCCGGGCCAGCGTCACGAGCTGCGCCAGGCCGGTGACGTAGAAGGCCTCCCGAACGGTGCTGCGCGCGGTCCGGCCCACGAACCCGACGGAGCCGGAGCCGGTCAGGTTGACGAAGCCGAACTCCGTAAACGGGCCGCCGACGGGGGCCTCATCGTCCGTCGTCACCACCGGCACCGGCCGGGTGCCCACCAGCACGTACACCCCGAACGCCACCCGCGGGGCCGTCGACGCCACGAACGCGATCTGGCCGTGATCGTTTTGCGCCGGGCTGCCGTCGAGGAAGAACTGAAAGTACCCGCCGCCGGGGGCGCTCTGGCCGCTCAGCACGAGCGGGGTGATGCTCCCCTCGCTGGCGCTGAAAATCCCTTCCTGCGCCCCCTGGGTCATCCGGCCGACGAAGGCGACGGTGTCCTCGGCGTTGATCGTCGGGTTGGCGAAGTCGCTGAAGGTGCCCCCGGAGGGCGCCGGCTGGCCGACGGCCACGACCGGCGCGACCGTCCCGGCCCGGGCGAGGTACAGGCCCAGGCGCGCGGTCCGGTCGCTGGTGCGGGCGAGGAACACGACCGTGTCCCGATCGTTGAGGACCACGTCGTTGAACACCTCGAACGTTCCCCCCGTCGGCGCCGGCTGCCCGGTCGACGCGAGCGTGGTGGTGCGCCCGTCCGCCCGCAGGTAGATCGAATCGTGCGCGGCCCCACCGGTCGTCAGCGCCGCGAAGACCAGGTCGCCCCGGTCGTTCAGCCAGGGGTCGGAGAACTCGGTAAACGTCCCGCCGTTGGGCGCGGCCTGCCCGGTCAGGAAGACGAGACGGGCCGCGTCCG
This genomic stretch from bacterium harbors:
- a CDS encoding choice-of-anchor tandem repeat NxxGxxAF-containing protein; this encodes MTRLGFLLVVLVLFAAPARSQPAGPPVLVVAATPASAPRPDAARLVFLTGQAAPNGGTFTEFSDPWLNDRGDLVFAALTTGGAAHDSIYLRADGRTTTLASTGQPAPTGGTFEVFNDVVLNDRDTVVFLARTSDRTARLGLYLARAGTVAPVVAVGQPAPSGGTFSDFANPTINAEDTVAFVGRMTQGAQEGIFSASEGSITPLVLSGQSAPGGGYFQFFLDGSPAQNDHGQIAFVASTAPRVAFGVYVLVGTRPVPVVTTDDEAPVGGPFTEFGFVNLTGSGSVGFVGRTARSTVREAFYVTGLAQLVTLARQGEAASGDVLTTFVNGVMNGHEAVVFELGTPSPIPRGIYLATRAGVRAVIRAGDPTPTGARFTAFDAPAMNSRGQIAFVAEGDDGRHGIYLVTP